The following proteins are co-located in the uncultured Draconibacterium sp. genome:
- a CDS encoding nucleoside hydrolase-like domain-containing protein — protein sequence MQNQFIFEPKSVIKNILFIVLALVFSSASASEKPRLFVLTDIGGDPDDQMSMVRLMTYANHVDIEGLVATHVQRQVNPDRIYKIVEAYGKVRDNLELHETGFPQAEYLQDCISNGIPVGGMEGVGEGKDSPGSALLIAAVDREDSRPLWVTVWGGPNVLAQALYKVRTTRSADELAKFVAKLRVYAISDQDDSGPWIREEFPELFYIVTPGANAGGGFHHATWIAIGGDKFHGRFDGADFQLVSNEWLERNIRSKGPLGKMYPHWEYMMEGDTPSFLYLVNNGLNNPDHPNWGGWGGRYELYQPKTEKWFYQAETRPIWTNVQDEVLGNDGEWHTTNHATIWRWREAYQNDFAARMDWTIQPYNKANHPPIVKLDHPEYITAKPGERIDLSARGTIDPDGDPLSYEWFCYEEAGTRGMSNSRTGVKHEIVGFDQAKAWLTVKTSRVMRPGTGTMHIILAVTDHGTPRLTRYKRIIINVE from the coding sequence ATGCAAAACCAATTTATTTTCGAACCGAAGAGTGTAATTAAGAATATACTTTTTATCGTGCTTGCACTGGTATTTTCATCAGCTTCAGCCAGTGAAAAACCACGACTTTTTGTGCTCACCGATATCGGTGGTGACCCTGATGACCAAATGTCGATGGTTCGATTAATGACTTACGCCAACCATGTTGATATTGAGGGACTTGTTGCAACACACGTGCAACGACAGGTAAATCCCGACCGTATATACAAAATAGTAGAGGCGTACGGAAAAGTACGCGATAACCTGGAACTTCACGAAACAGGTTTTCCTCAAGCAGAATACTTACAAGACTGTATCTCAAACGGAATACCTGTTGGAGGAATGGAGGGTGTTGGCGAGGGGAAAGACTCACCTGGATCAGCACTTTTAATAGCAGCTGTCGACCGCGAGGATTCAAGACCACTTTGGGTAACTGTTTGGGGAGGGCCAAACGTTTTAGCTCAAGCTTTATATAAGGTCCGTACCACACGTTCGGCAGATGAGCTCGCTAAATTTGTTGCTAAACTTCGCGTTTATGCTATTTCCGACCAGGACGATAGTGGTCCCTGGATACGCGAAGAATTTCCGGAGCTATTTTACATCGTTACACCGGGAGCAAATGCAGGTGGTGGTTTTCACCATGCTACCTGGATTGCCATTGGTGGCGACAAATTTCATGGCCGTTTTGATGGCGCCGACTTTCAATTGGTAAGCAACGAATGGCTCGAACGCAATATCCGCAGTAAAGGTCCACTGGGCAAAATGTATCCCCACTGGGAATATATGATGGAGGGCGATACTCCTTCATTTCTTTATCTTGTAAATAATGGTTTGAATAATCCCGACCACCCTAATTGGGGAGGCTGGGGAGGCCGCTATGAGCTATATCAACCAAAAACAGAAAAGTGGTTCTATCAGGCTGAAACGCGCCCAATATGGACCAATGTGCAGGATGAAGTTTTGGGCAACGATGGAGAATGGCACACGACCAACCATGCAACAATATGGCGTTGGCGCGAAGCATATCAAAACGATTTTGCGGCACGAATGGACTGGACGATCCAACCTTACAACAAGGCCAATCATCCACCCATTGTTAAACTCGACCACCCCGAGTATATTACAGCAAAACCGGGTGAACGTATAGATTTAAGCGCACGAGGCACCATTGATCCAGACGGCGACCCACTTTCATACGAATGGTTTTGTTACGAGGAAGCAGGTACACGCGGAATGTCAAACTCGCGCACAGGCGTAAAACACGAAATTGTTGGTTTCGACCAAGCGAAAGCCTGGCTTACTGTAAAAACCAGCCGGGTAATGCGTCCGGGAACTGGCACTATGCACATTATACTTGCTGTTACCGATCATGGCACTCCCCGATTAACCCGCTATAAAAGAATAATTATAAACGTTGAATAA
- a CDS encoding sodium:solute symporter, whose protein sequence is MATLDWIVIAIFAILLIGIIVWVFRQKQNSSGDYFLAGRDATWIAIGASIFASNIGSEHLIGLAGAGASSGMAMAHWEIQGWMILILGWVFVPFYTRSMVTTMPEFLERRYNKESRSILSVISLISYVLTKVAVTVYAGGLVFQQVFGIETMWGIDFFWISAIGLVLLTALYTVVGGMKSVLYTSVLQTPILLLGSIIILVLGLKELGGWDEMIRITSAVPVNEHGDSMANLIRSNRDSDFPWLGVFIGSAVIGFWYWCTDQFIVQRVLSGKDETQARRGTIFGAYLKLTPVFLFMIPGMIAFALHQKTGSFLPLLDSGVPNADAAFPTLVAKLLPAGVKGLVVCGILAALMSSLASLFNSSAMLFTIDFYKKFRPTSSEKKLLSVGRIATIVIVILGILWIPVMRQIGDVLYTYLQDVQSVLAPGIAAAFLLGILSTKPTPKGGMWGMISGFIVGIMRLGAKVLYTTLAGNAGYTDVKRWAAETGVNNIFYTLFYDVNWLFFSGGMLVFSMIVVMVVSRFTESAPAAQLVGLTFGSATDEQKAATRASWGIWDVVHSAIIIGITVVFYIYFW, encoded by the coding sequence ATGGCTACATTAGATTGGATTGTGATTGCAATTTTTGCAATACTTCTTATTGGTATAATTGTTTGGGTGTTTCGGCAGAAACAAAATAGTTCAGGCGACTATTTCTTAGCCGGACGCGATGCAACATGGATTGCAATTGGAGCATCTATTTTTGCTTCAAATATTGGTTCAGAACATTTAATCGGATTGGCCGGTGCCGGTGCTTCAAGCGGAATGGCTATGGCACACTGGGAAATTCAGGGCTGGATGATTCTGATTCTAGGATGGGTGTTTGTACCGTTTTATACGCGAAGTATGGTAACTACAATGCCCGAATTTTTGGAACGTCGTTACAACAAAGAGTCGCGTTCTATTTTATCCGTAATTTCTCTTATAAGCTACGTTCTTACAAAAGTAGCCGTAACGGTTTACGCCGGCGGATTGGTTTTCCAGCAGGTATTTGGAATTGAAACCATGTGGGGAATTGATTTCTTCTGGATTTCGGCAATTGGTTTGGTATTACTTACTGCATTATATACAGTTGTTGGTGGAATGAAGTCGGTTCTTTATACTTCTGTACTTCAAACACCGATTCTTCTTTTAGGTTCCATCATCATTTTAGTTTTAGGTTTAAAAGAACTTGGTGGTTGGGATGAAATGATTCGGATTACCAGTGCAGTTCCTGTAAACGAACATGGCGATAGTATGGCCAATTTAATTCGAAGTAACCGCGATTCTGATTTCCCATGGCTGGGTGTATTTATCGGATCGGCGGTTATTGGATTCTGGTATTGGTGTACCGACCAGTTTATTGTACAACGTGTGCTTTCCGGAAAGGATGAAACACAGGCGCGCAGAGGTACTATTTTTGGTGCTTACTTAAAACTTACTCCGGTGTTTTTATTTATGATTCCGGGTATGATCGCTTTTGCTTTGCATCAAAAAACAGGTTCATTTTTGCCATTACTGGACAGTGGTGTTCCAAATGCTGATGCTGCTTTCCCTACGTTGGTTGCCAAACTGTTGCCTGCAGGTGTTAAAGGACTTGTAGTTTGTGGTATTTTAGCTGCTTTAATGAGTTCGCTGGCGTCGTTATTTAACTCGTCGGCCATGTTGTTTACCATCGACTTTTATAAAAAATTCAGACCTACTTCAAGCGAAAAGAAATTATTAAGTGTAGGTCGTATTGCTACCATTGTAATTGTAATTCTGGGTATCTTATGGATTCCGGTAATGCGTCAAATTGGTGATGTATTGTATACTTATTTGCAAGATGTTCAGTCGGTATTGGCTCCTGGTATTGCCGCAGCTTTCCTATTGGGTATTCTCTCAACAAAACCAACTCCTAAAGGAGGAATGTGGGGAATGATCTCCGGTTTTATTGTCGGTATTATGCGTTTGGGTGCAAAAGTGCTTTATACTACACTGGCCGGTAATGCCGGTTATACCGATGTAAAACGATGGGCTGCTGAAACCGGTGTTAATAACATATTCTATACACTGTTTTACGATGTAAACTGGTTGTTCTTTAGTGGAGGAATGCTTGTTTTTAGTATGATTGTTGTAATGGTTGTGAGTAGATTCACCGAGTCGGCACCGGCGGCACAATTAGTTGGCTTAACATTTGGATCGGCTACCGATGAACAAAAGGCGGCAACAAGAGCAAGCTGGGGCATTTGGGATGTTGTACATTCAGCAATAATTATTGGTATTACTGTCGTTTTTTACATATATTTCTGGTAG
- a CDS encoding family 43 glycosylhydrolase, whose amino-acid sequence MRRLLVAVLSGFLMLNACKPVMQKNETEHLGNPVLPGWFADPTIKKFGDIYYIYATTDNEMLASGAPTVWYSNDLKNWYNYTMEIPSLNSVNLKNFWAPDIIEGDDGRYYLYFGNCQAGCNIYGYVSDTPVGPWIKLHDDDTPVIAHNYPIDGFPSLDAQFFKDDDGVIYGYWGTWVHYNSGYAVGILNNKTLDEMSASQNIPLEQTPEPFEAAYMMKKNNKYILMYSGASCHDETYNVRYSWSDSPYGPFTPGKNNPILQTNVDGTVHGPGHHSVLQDGDDYYIVYHKHDYPFTAGGLARQVCIDSLIFENDSTIKAVVPTLQGIQSPVCSDVPENIALGAKTNASSVYHLQSPDYDYKYLPEFATDDNNATMWKAANNSFPQNIVIDLGTKQKVSRVATFFEFASYYYQYKIEYSEDGESWEVFADQSSNQTSGSPMIDDNDVSARFLKVTVLGSEKTGTYAAIWNLKVYSSRFEIPLNLTNKPSNNDPGAASSKSLLVGFDLNNKDVAPNAKSIKNEGLLGGELAKRGELEIISDKETGKKVVHFKKGALVLDGIEVPKALEWNGAFSVATWVNNPEIDDRDECLASWCDRTEFYLANSYNAVHYNRSNFGAVAHLDGHFDLPYKNLPGAGDLHFIVVTFDGVVEKVYVDGKLDNAQNMLLSSSVKNATIRIGASDFGENYSGYMTSFGLYDYALSTNEILELLQTTKSFEAKVEK is encoded by the coding sequence ATGAGAAGATTGTTAGTTGCGGTTTTATCGGGATTTTTAATGCTGAATGCATGCAAACCTGTAATGCAGAAAAATGAAACAGAACATTTGGGAAATCCAGTATTACCGGGCTGGTTTGCCGATCCTACCATAAAAAAGTTTGGCGACATTTATTACATTTATGCAACCACCGATAACGAAATGCTCGCATCGGGAGCACCCACCGTTTGGTACAGCAACGATCTAAAAAACTGGTACAATTATACCATGGAGATACCGTCGTTAAATTCGGTTAATCTGAAAAATTTTTGGGCTCCTGACATTATTGAAGGCGATGACGGACGTTACTACCTGTACTTTGGAAACTGCCAGGCCGGATGCAATATTTATGGTTATGTTTCAGACACTCCGGTTGGTCCCTGGATTAAATTGCACGACGACGATACTCCTGTAATTGCACATAATTATCCGATTGACGGATTTCCTTCGCTAGATGCGCAGTTTTTTAAAGACGATGACGGTGTTATATACGGTTACTGGGGAACCTGGGTGCATTACAACAGCGGTTATGCAGTAGGAATTTTAAATAACAAAACCTTGGATGAAATGAGCGCTTCTCAAAATATTCCGCTGGAACAAACTCCGGAGCCTTTTGAGGCGGCGTACATGATGAAAAAGAACAACAAATACATTCTGATGTATTCGGGAGCTTCGTGTCACGACGAAACATACAACGTCCGTTATTCCTGGTCCGATAGTCCATATGGCCCATTTACTCCGGGTAAAAACAATCCAATTTTACAAACCAATGTCGATGGTACGGTTCATGGGCCGGGGCATCATTCGGTTTTGCAGGATGGCGACGATTACTACATTGTTTATCACAAACACGATTACCCATTTACCGCCGGTGGTTTAGCGCGTCAGGTTTGTATCGACAGTTTGATTTTTGAAAACGATTCAACAATTAAGGCTGTTGTTCCAACTTTACAGGGAATTCAATCACCCGTTTGTTCCGATGTTCCTGAGAATATTGCTTTGGGCGCAAAAACGAACGCTTCATCTGTTTATCATTTACAATCGCCTGACTACGATTACAAGTATCTACCCGAATTTGCTACCGACGATAACAATGCTACCATGTGGAAGGCTGCTAATAATAGTTTCCCGCAAAACATTGTTATTGATCTGGGAACAAAACAGAAAGTAAGCAGAGTAGCCACCTTTTTTGAATTTGCCAGTTATTACTACCAGTACAAAATAGAATATTCAGAGGATGGTGAATCCTGGGAAGTGTTTGCCGATCAATCATCGAACCAGACGTCGGGAAGTCCTATGATTGACGACAACGACGTTAGTGCGCGTTTCCTGAAAGTTACGGTACTTGGTTCGGAAAAAACAGGTACATACGCTGCCATCTGGAATTTAAAAGTGTATTCATCAAGGTTTGAAATTCCGCTAAATCTTACAAATAAACCATCAAACAATGATCCGGGCGCGGCAAGTTCAAAAAGCCTTCTTGTTGGTTTCGACTTGAATAATAAGGATGTGGCGCCAAATGCAAAATCAATTAAAAATGAAGGATTGTTAGGCGGAGAGTTGGCGAAAAGGGGAGAACTTGAAATTATTTCGGACAAGGAAACCGGTAAAAAAGTAGTGCACTTTAAAAAGGGTGCTTTGGTTTTGGATGGTATTGAAGTGCCAAAAGCGTTGGAGTGGAACGGTGCATTTTCTGTGGCAACCTGGGTAAATAATCCTGAGATTGACGACAGGGATGAATGTTTGGCCTCGTGGTGCGACCGCACCGAATTTTATCTTGCAAATTCATACAACGCAGTACATTACAACAGAAGCAACTTTGGAGCCGTAGCACATCTCGATGGTCATTTTGATTTGCCTTATAAAAATCTTCCAGGCGCCGGAGACTTGCATTTTATAGTAGTTACTTTTGATGGGGTAGTAGAAAAAGTATATGTTGATGGGAAGTTGGATAATGCTCAGAATATGCTTTTGTCCTCTTCAGTAAAAAATGCGACTATCAGAATTGGTGCTTCCGATTTTGGTGAAAACTACTCCGGTTATATGACTTCGTTCGGACTTTATGACTACGCTTTAAGCACAAATGAAATTTTAGAATTATTACAAACAACAAAATCTTTTGAAGCAAAAGTTGAAAAATAG
- a CDS encoding DUF1593 domain-containing protein, whose amino-acid sequence MTPSKKYFRLSVFLLLTFVVLSSCGTKSSKNSNTPDKATPEAMRVLVSSDIGGTDPDDFQSMIHLFLYADTLDIEGLISSPFGFGGKKNILDVIDQYEKDYPNLVSYSDKYPTADSLRSITKQGATEVANYTGVGNSTEGSEWIIKCARRDDPRPLNLLVWGGIEDLAQALHDAPDILPKLRVYYIGGPNKKWTPDAYQYIADNHPNLWIIESNATYRGWFTGGDQSAEWSNTGFPEKYISGQGAMANFFMTQLDGTIKMGDTPSLAWLLKGDADDPSKPGWGGQYVRAWDRPYYLYSKMPSASDSIQEFSILEIALSVENDLPQLPEAKLLVENQALAGTFMEDGRVRFRFSPKSDKIFQFKVESNVAELNGKSGEVTVFIPPPHLAEQASEKFPNWWTDDPNPEYMEGKHLGAKTVSKWRKEYLTDFAQRIQRCASPAN is encoded by the coding sequence ATGACACCATCTAAAAAATATTTTAGACTCTCTGTTTTTCTGCTGTTAACCTTCGTGGTACTAAGTTCCTGTGGCACAAAAAGCAGTAAAAATTCAAATACGCCAGACAAAGCAACACCAGAAGCTATGCGTGTACTTGTATCTTCCGATATTGGCGGGACCGACCCCGATGATTTTCAATCGATGATCCACTTGTTTCTTTATGCGGATACGCTCGATATTGAAGGATTAATCTCATCGCCTTTCGGTTTCGGAGGTAAAAAGAACATACTTGACGTCATTGATCAATACGAAAAAGACTATCCCAATTTAGTGAGTTATTCCGATAAATATCCTACTGCCGATTCGCTTCGCAGCATTACCAAACAAGGAGCAACAGAAGTTGCAAACTATACAGGAGTTGGAAATTCAACAGAAGGCTCTGAATGGATTATTAAATGCGCCCGACGTGATGATCCCCGTCCTCTCAACCTACTGGTTTGGGGAGGTATTGAAGACCTGGCTCAGGCACTTCACGATGCACCCGATATTTTGCCAAAATTGCGTGTGTATTACATTGGTGGACCGAACAAAAAATGGACGCCCGATGCGTATCAATACATCGCCGACAATCACCCCAATCTTTGGATAATTGAATCGAATGCCACTTACCGGGGATGGTTTACCGGCGGAGACCAATCGGCAGAATGGAGCAATACCGGTTTTCCTGAAAAATACATCAGCGGGCAGGGAGCCATGGCCAATTTTTTTATGACACAACTGGACGGCACCATTAAAATGGGCGACACTCCGTCGTTGGCCTGGTTGCTAAAAGGCGATGCAGATGATCCCTCAAAACCAGGCTGGGGCGGACAGTACGTTCGTGCCTGGGATCGCCCCTATTACCTGTATAGCAAAATGCCATCAGCTTCAGATAGTATTCAGGAATTCTCCATTCTTGAAATTGCCCTTTCTGTTGAAAACGATTTACCACAGCTTCCGGAAGCCAAACTCCTTGTTGAAAATCAGGCGCTGGCCGGAACTTTTATGGAAGACGGTAGAGTTCGATTTCGTTTCTCTCCAAAATCGGATAAAATATTTCAGTTTAAGGTAGAAAGTAATGTTGCCGAATTAAATGGCAAATCGGGAGAAGTAACTGTATTTATTCCGCCTCCACACCTTGCTGAACAAGCATCGGAGAAGTTTCCGAACTGGTGGACCGATGATCCAAATCCTGAATACATGGAAGGAAAACACTTAGGAGCTAAAACGGTGAGTAAATGGAGAAAAGAGTATTTAACTGACTTTGCCCAACGCATTCAACGTTGTGCGAGTCCTGCTAACTAA
- a CDS encoding pectate lyase, whose protein sequence is MKKFSITVLSFLLFFSVAWSQQLAFPTAEGYGKYTVGGRGGDVYEVTNLHDSGEGSLRAAVEAQGPRTVVFRVSGTIDLKSDLRISNPYITIAGQTAPGDGICIKRYPLMINADEVIIRYIRVRFGDESLQDADAVSSRYVKNLILDHVSASWSVDEVLSVYHGEYTTVQWCLIAESMFNSNHPTKGNHGFGGIWGSNYSTYHHNLIANNSNRNIRFASGCGNTDYRNNVIYNWGFESTYGAESQQKGNDKFNFSNVNMVANYYKPGPATLPGRLTSQIAAPWSRNGDSDYGKWYIADNVMLGSPEVTNDNWKGVAPALTAIKGVQEHNPTNYDAISGLKLHKPWPAMAIKQQTAEDAYKSVLEQAGASLPKRDVVDLRIIEEARTGLANFEGCYKDFYEVADKSKKCGIIDSQNDVGGWPVLKSLPAPLDTDHDGMPDVWEKKNGLNPNDASDRNKIAENGYTMLENYLNSID, encoded by the coding sequence ATGAAAAAATTTAGTATTACTGTACTATCATTCTTGCTGTTTTTCTCAGTTGCATGGTCACAACAATTAGCATTTCCTACAGCCGAAGGTTATGGTAAATATACGGTTGGTGGACGTGGTGGAGACGTTTACGAAGTTACCAATCTGCACGATTCAGGCGAAGGCAGCCTGCGGGCAGCAGTAGAAGCCCAAGGTCCAAGAACAGTTGTATTCCGTGTTTCCGGAACCATTGATCTGAAAAGCGACCTGCGAATCAGTAACCCATACATAACTATTGCCGGACAAACTGCTCCCGGGGATGGGATTTGTATTAAGAGGTATCCGCTAATGATTAACGCCGATGAAGTGATTATTCGTTACATAAGAGTAAGATTTGGTGATGAATCGCTTCAGGATGCCGATGCTGTTTCAAGCAGGTATGTAAAGAACCTAATTTTAGATCATGTTTCTGCAAGTTGGAGTGTCGACGAAGTTCTATCTGTTTATCATGGTGAATACACCACCGTACAATGGTGCCTAATTGCCGAAAGCATGTTCAATTCAAACCACCCAACAAAAGGGAACCATGGTTTTGGAGGTATTTGGGGATCAAACTATAGTACTTATCATCATAATCTAATAGCCAATAACTCCAATCGAAATATCCGTTTCGCCTCAGGATGTGGTAATACCGACTATCGTAATAATGTAATTTACAATTGGGGATTTGAATCAACATACGGTGCTGAATCACAACAAAAAGGAAATGATAAATTCAATTTCTCCAATGTGAATATGGTGGCAAATTACTATAAACCGGGACCAGCAACTCTACCAGGTCGGTTAACCAGTCAAATTGCTGCCCCTTGGTCGCGAAATGGAGATAGTGATTATGGTAAATGGTATATTGCAGATAATGTAATGCTCGGTAGCCCCGAAGTAACCAATGATAATTGGAAGGGCGTTGCTCCTGCCTTAACAGCTATTAAAGGTGTACAAGAACATAACCCAACAAATTATGATGCAATTTCCGGTTTGAAATTGCATAAACCCTGGCCAGCCATGGCAATCAAGCAGCAAACGGCAGAAGATGCTTATAAGTCGGTTCTTGAACAAGCAGGAGCCAGTTTGCCAAAAAGAGATGTAGTTGACCTTCGTATTATTGAAGAGGCACGTACCGGATTAGCAAATTTTGAAGGCTGCTACAAAGATTTTTATGAGGTTGCAGATAAATCTAAGAAGTGTGGAATTATTGATTCGCAAAATGATGTGGGAGGATGGCCTGTTTTGAAAAGCTTACCTGCCCCGCTTGACACCGATCATGACGGGATGCCAGACGTATGGGAAAAGAAAAACGGACTGAATCCAAATGATGCTTCCGACCGAAATAAGATAGCCGAAAATGGGTACACCATGCTCGAGAATTATTTAAATAGTATTGACTAA
- a CDS encoding aldose epimerase family protein, with protein sequence MKYLSVFILALLLWNCSEKKAEFKTISEQDFNTTYKGEEVKLYTLENSNGLICQLTNFGARVVSLYTPDKDGNLGDVVVGYGTGDDFINKKENFFGAIIGRYGNRIGEGRFVIDETEYLLEKNDGANHLHGGSDGFHRQVWTVENQSGNEITFSLLSPDMAGGYPGNVQVQVKYQLTDANELKIEYFAETDKATVLNLTNHTYFNLKDAGKSSINDQKLTINADYYTPVDGGLIPTGELAAVAGTPFDFTTATAIGDRVNNEDDQLVKGKGYDHNWVLNTNNSETVLAAKVEDPVSGRVMEVYTIEPGIQFYGGNFLDGTIEGKYGISVDFRGALCLETQHFPDSPNKPEFPSVKLLPGEKYHSLCIYKFK encoded by the coding sequence ATGAAATATTTAAGTGTTTTTATATTGGCTTTGTTGCTATGGAATTGCAGCGAAAAGAAAGCAGAATTTAAAACAATATCGGAACAGGATTTTAACACCACTTACAAAGGTGAGGAAGTTAAACTTTATACCCTTGAAAACAGCAACGGACTTATCTGCCAGCTGACCAATTTTGGTGCCCGCGTTGTAAGTCTGTATACGCCTGATAAAGACGGAAATTTAGGCGATGTAGTTGTTGGATACGGAACTGGTGACGATTTTATCAATAAAAAGGAAAATTTCTTTGGAGCGATAATCGGACGTTACGGTAACCGGATTGGAGAAGGTCGTTTTGTAATTGATGAAACGGAATATCTGTTGGAAAAAAACGATGGAGCCAACCATTTGCACGGTGGAAGCGATGGTTTTCATCGTCAGGTTTGGACGGTTGAGAACCAAAGCGGCAACGAAATAACATTTAGTCTGCTATCTCCTGATATGGCCGGCGGATACCCCGGAAATGTACAGGTTCAGGTAAAATACCAGCTTACTGATGCCAACGAATTGAAAATTGAATACTTTGCGGAAACAGACAAAGCAACTGTTTTGAACCTTACAAATCATACTTATTTTAATTTGAAGGATGCAGGTAAAAGCAGTATCAACGATCAGAAACTGACCATTAATGCGGATTATTACACACCGGTTGATGGCGGTTTAATTCCGACCGGAGAGTTAGCAGCTGTGGCAGGAACTCCATTTGATTTTACAACAGCTACTGCCATTGGCGACCGCGTTAACAATGAAGATGATCAGTTGGTAAAAGGAAAAGGTTACGACCATAACTGGGTACTTAATACAAATAACAGCGAAACAGTTTTGGCAGCTAAAGTTGAGGATCCTGTTTCGGGCCGTGTGATGGAAGTATATACCATTGAACCGGGTATTCAGTTTTATGGCGGTAATTTCCTCGATGGAACAATTGAAGGTAAATACGGAATTAGTGTAGATTTCAGAGGAGCACTGTGTTTGGAAACACAGCATTTCCCTGACAGCCCAAATAAACCTGAATTTCCAAGCGTAAAGTTACTGCCGGGAGAAAAGTACCACTCACTTTGTATTTATAAATTTAAGTAG